In Pikeienuella piscinae, the sequence ATCGCCACCGAACGCTGGAACGTTAAGGGCGCGAATCTCGACGTCATCCTGCACTATGCGGCGGCGGAGTGGGTCTCCGTCGAGTTCGACGCGGGCGGGGAGCCGGCGATCTACATCCCGACCGAAATCGGATCCGACTTCGCTCAACTCTGGGACGGGTCGCAGTGACCCTCTGCGGATGAGCGTCTGGACGAAACGGATGCGCCCGGCGGACGGCGCCGCCTGGGTCACCGGGGCGTCCGCCGGCATCGGCCGCGCCGTCGCGCTCCGGCTCGCGGATGAGGGCTGGACAGTCTGGGTGACGGCGCGCGGAGCGGAGAAGTTGGAGGCGCTGGCGGCGGAGAGACCCGACCGCATTCGCTCGCTGCCCTGCGACGTCACGGATCGCGCGCGGATGGCTGAAGCGGTCGCGACAATCACAGCCGAGGGACCGCTGGCCCTCGCGGTGCTCAACGCCGGGCTCTACATCCCCATGCGCGCGCAGGAGTTCGACGCAGCGAACGCCGCGCGCTCGTTTGAGGTGAATCTCGCCGGCGTCGCCAACGGGCTCGACCCGGCGCTGAAGCACATGATCGGGCGGCGTGACGGCCATGTCGCGCTCACCGCCTCGGTCGCCGGCTATCGCGGCCTGCCGCGCGCGGCGGCCTATGGCGCCACCAAGGCGGGGCTGATCGCCATGGCGGAG encodes:
- a CDS encoding SDR family NAD(P)-dependent oxidoreductase is translated as MSVWTKRMRPADGAAWVTGASAGIGRAVALRLADEGWTVWVTARGAEKLEALAAERPDRIRSLPCDVTDRARMAEAVATITAEGPLALAVLNAGLYIPMRAQEFDAANAARSFEVNLAGVANGLDPALKHMIGRRDGHVALTASVAGYRGLPRAAAYGATKAGLIAMAEALAFDLIDLDVRISVINPGFVETEATGVNDFEMPFVLPAEEAARRIVDGLKAPGFEIAFPRRFVFILRTLGMLPNRWYFAVMRRLMGWDASVR